A region of the Amycolatopsis sp. cg13 genome:
GTCCGTCGAGCAGCACCGACGCCGGGTAGATGCCGTCGAGCGCCGCGCCGTTCCAGTACATCTGCTTGCGCGGGCCCGGGACGTTCGAGATCACCAGGTTAAACGGCGGCCGCGTGTTGCCGACGACGCCGGGGATCGGCGACGCGCCCAGCTGGGCCACGTTGATCCCGGACAGCAGCAGCGTCTGCAGCGGCGACAGCTGCGAGAACAGCTTCTTGCCGTTCGACATCGACTCGGAGATCGCGGCCAGCCGCTGCGCCGGATCGGTCAGGTCGGTGGCCAGGTTGCACAGCAGCGCGCCGATGTTGTTGCCGGTCGCGTCGCCGGTGTCGCGGCGGCGCAGCGACACCGGGACCATCGCGACCAGCGGCGCGTCCGGCAGCGCGCTCTGTTCGATCAGGTAATCGCGCAGCGCGCCGGAGCACATGGCGAGCACGACGTCGTTGCGGGACACGCCCGCGGCGGTCGCGACCTCGCGCACCCGGTCGAGCGGCCAGGACTGCGCGGCGAACCGGCGCGCGCCGCCGATCGGCACGTTCAGCATCGTCTTCGGCGCCTGCATCGGCAGCGTGAGCCGGTGCTCGCGGAACGCCTCGCGGGCCACTTTCGCCGCAGCCGGTGCGATACCCGCGACCTGCTCGAACGTCTTGCCCACCAGGGCGAACGGCGACGCCGGGGCGCGGCCGTTGTGGTTCGTGGCGGGCTTCTCGCGCGCACCCCACGGCGGCGGGCAGTCCAGGTCGGCGGGGTCGTCCGACAGTGTTCCCTGCAGGTGCCGCAGCGCCGAAACGCCGTCCATGAGCGCGTGGTGGATCTTCGAATACACCGCGAACCGGCCGTCGCGCAGTCCTTCGATGAGGTGCGTTTCCCACAGCGGCCGGTGCCGGTCGAGCAGCGTGCTGTGCCAGCGCGAGGTGAGCTCGAGCAGTTCGCGGATCCGGCCCGGCTGCGGCAGCGCGGAATGCCGGAAGTGGTAGTCGAGCTCCAGATCGGTGTCGCGGGACCAGCGCACGTGCCCGACGGTGTTCACCGGACGGCTC
Encoded here:
- a CDS encoding wax ester/triacylglycerol synthase family O-acyltransferase, with amino-acid sequence MPLMPVTDSMFLMVETREHPMHVGGLQLFRKPEGAGEDYLRDLRRNLLESDNMRSVFRMRPSRPVNTVGHVRWSRDTDLELDYHFRHSALPQPGRIRELLELTSRWHSTLLDRHRPLWETHLIEGLRDGRFAVYSKIHHALMDGVSALRHLQGTLSDDPADLDCPPPWGAREKPATNHNGRAPASPFALVGKTFEQVAGIAPAAAKVAREAFREHRLTLPMQAPKTMLNVPIGGARRFAAQSWPLDRVREVATAAGVSRNDVVLAMCSGALRDYLIEQSALPDAPLVAMVPVSLRRRDTGDATGNNIGALLCNLATDLTDPAQRLAAISESMSNGKKLFSQLSPLQTLLLSGINVAQLGASPIPGVVGNTRPPFNLVISNVPGPRKQMYWNGAALDGIYPASVLLDGQALNITLTSNGDNLDFGVTGCRRSVPHLQRILTHLDTALAELEFATRVK